One region of Microbacterium rhizosphaerae genomic DNA includes:
- the aroA gene encoding 3-phosphoshikimate 1-carboxyvinyltransferase, giving the protein MTQARYSPDHAETDASAPTDAPVPRSARPWPAPAAGGPLRSTVTVPGSKSLTNRELLLAAIADAPSRLTAPLHSDDSARMVEALRALGADIRPTVGRGPFGDDLIVNPIWPLTAGTTIDCGQAGTVMRFIAPILGFAHGEVTLTAHESALHRPMGEMIKALRDIGVDIDDGGHWALPFTVRGHGHVRGGEVVIDASASSQFVSGLLLAAPRFDVGLHLIHGGERLPSIPHIDMTVETLAHRGVHVERPAPGEWVVPASAVRGKDVAIEPDLSNAAPFLAAAMIVGGAVSVTGWPLHSTQPGALLPDILGLMGARAVRRGGALTVTAGERIQAVEIDLSAVGELTPTIVGLAAFADGPSTLHGIGHLRGHETDRLAALAADLRALGGEIHELDDGLRIVPRPLHGGLWRAFHDHRMATTGALIGLAVPGVEVDDIGTTAKTMPEFPELWAGMLDGTSRDTAPVQDMAS; this is encoded by the coding sequence ATGACGCAAGCGCGGTATTCCCCCGATCACGCCGAGACGGATGCCTCGGCTCCCACTGATGCGCCCGTGCCGCGCTCGGCGCGCCCCTGGCCGGCGCCGGCCGCGGGCGGTCCGCTCCGCTCGACGGTCACCGTGCCGGGCTCGAAGTCGCTCACGAATCGCGAGCTGCTCCTCGCCGCGATCGCCGACGCGCCGAGCCGCCTGACGGCCCCGCTGCACTCCGACGACTCGGCGCGCATGGTCGAGGCGCTGCGTGCGCTCGGCGCCGACATCCGACCGACCGTTGGTCGGGGCCCGTTCGGCGACGACCTCATCGTCAACCCGATCTGGCCGCTGACGGCGGGCACGACGATCGACTGCGGGCAAGCCGGCACGGTCATGCGGTTCATCGCTCCCATCCTGGGATTCGCGCACGGCGAGGTCACGCTGACGGCGCACGAGAGCGCCCTCCACCGCCCGATGGGCGAGATGATCAAGGCGCTTCGCGACATCGGCGTCGACATCGACGACGGCGGCCATTGGGCGCTGCCCTTCACCGTGCGCGGCCACGGTCACGTGCGCGGCGGCGAGGTCGTCATCGATGCGAGCGCGTCGAGCCAGTTCGTGTCCGGTCTGCTGCTGGCGGCACCGCGGTTCGACGTCGGACTGCACCTGATCCACGGCGGCGAGCGGCTGCCCAGCATCCCGCACATCGACATGACGGTCGAGACGCTCGCGCACCGCGGCGTGCACGTCGAGCGCCCCGCGCCAGGCGAGTGGGTCGTGCCGGCGAGCGCGGTGCGCGGCAAGGACGTCGCCATCGAGCCGGACCTGTCCAACGCGGCGCCGTTCCTCGCCGCCGCGATGATCGTCGGCGGTGCGGTGTCGGTCACCGGCTGGCCGCTCCACTCCACCCAGCCCGGCGCACTCCTGCCGGACATCCTGGGACTCATGGGCGCGCGGGCGGTCCGCCGCGGCGGGGCCCTCACCGTCACCGCCGGCGAGCGCATCCAGGCCGTCGAGATCGATCTGTCGGCGGTCGGCGAGCTGACTCCGACGATCGTCGGATTGGCGGCGTTCGCCGACGGCCCCTCCACACTCCACGGCATCGGCCACCTCCGCGGGCATGAGACCGACCGCCTCGCGGCACTGGCAGCGGATCTGCGGGCACTCGGCGGCGAGATCCACGAGCTCGACGACGGCCTGCGGATCGTTCCGCGCCCGCTCCACGGCGGGCTGTGGCGCGCCTTCCACGACCACCGGATGGCGACCACGGGCGCACTCATCGGGCTCGCGGTGCCCGGCGTGGAGGTCGACGACATCGGCACGACGGCCAAGACGATGCCCGAGTTCCCTGAGCTCTGGGCCGGGATGCTCGACGGCACCAGCCGAGACACCGCCCCTGTGCAGGACATGGCGTCCTGA
- a CDS encoding sigma-70 family RNA polymerase sigma factor, translating to MNDQADALVDARAQFEEQAIPYMDQLYAAAMRMTRNPADASDLVQETFVKAFASWKTFTQGTNLKAWLYRILTNTYINTYRKKQREPYQGTIDDLEDWQLGGAESTTATSTRSAEAEAIDRMPASAVKDALQAIPEDFRLAVYLADVEGFAYQEIADIMKTPIGTVMSRLHRGRRMLRDLLADYARERGIDTAATVKSGGTKSTRSAK from the coding sequence ATGAACGATCAGGCAGATGCCCTCGTGGATGCTCGCGCGCAGTTCGAGGAGCAGGCGATCCCGTACATGGACCAGCTATACGCGGCCGCCATGCGCATGACGCGCAATCCCGCCGACGCGTCGGATCTCGTGCAGGAGACCTTCGTGAAGGCCTTCGCGTCGTGGAAGACGTTCACGCAGGGCACGAACCTCAAGGCCTGGCTGTACCGCATTCTCACCAACACCTACATCAACACGTATCGCAAGAAGCAGCGCGAGCCCTATCAGGGCACCATCGACGACCTCGAGGACTGGCAGCTCGGGGGAGCGGAATCGACCACGGCGACGAGCACGCGCTCGGCCGAGGCGGAGGCGATCGACCGGATGCCCGCATCCGCCGTGAAGGATGCCTTGCAGGCGATTCCGGAGGATTTCCGGCTGGCGGTGTACCTCGCGGATGTCGAGGGCTTCGCCTACCAGGAGATCGCCGACATCATGAAGACGCCCATCGGCACGGTCATGAGCCGTCTGCATCGTGGCAGGCGAATGCTCCGGGACCTGCTGGCGGACTATGCACGGGAGCGCGGCATCGACACCGCGGCGACCGTGAAGTCCGGGGGCACGAAGTCAACGAGGAGTGCGAAATGA
- a CDS encoding anti-sigma factor family protein codes for MTDCGCEKAQRDLEEYLRNEVCTTTRSDIEEHLAHCTGCQDEAHVARTLTEAVARACVEYAPDELREQVLATIRAADSAAV; via the coding sequence ATGACCGACTGCGGTTGCGAGAAGGCGCAGAGGGACCTCGAGGAGTACCTGCGGAACGAGGTCTGCACGACCACGCGTTCGGACATCGAGGAGCATCTCGCCCATTGCACGGGATGCCAGGACGAGGCTCACGTGGCCCGCACCCTGACGGAGGCGGTCGCGCGGGCGTGCGTCGAGTACGCGCCGGACGAGCTGCGCGAGCAGGTGCTGGCGACGATCCGCGCGGCGGACTCCGCGGCGGTCTGA